The following are from one region of the Silene latifolia isolate original U9 population chromosome 9, ASM4854445v1, whole genome shotgun sequence genome:
- the LOC141601724 gene encoding uncharacterized protein LOC141601724, with the protein MYRILVVDPKTKTRGRLTLINSVFNTLHNYWASIFLIPKLVIKKIEAVCRNYLWDGGVEYNKAPLVSWKKICCSKKSGGLGVIEAGVWNIAVVGKLVHWIYTKADRLWVQWVDHVYMKGADWCTYQPPLDSNWNWRNVCKVKDIMQNGYLNNCWIGDPKGYSIRSGYSWLQGQHPPVQWYQEVWDTWCVPKHSFIGWLIHHGALNTREKLFAIGVAETNQCVLCERDVETHAHLFGLCEYSSRILKGVECWLQIGLVGHQTGSVLQRNVCHMAKMACWYYIWLERNCCRLEGVLTRPDLVCTDIQRIIRARIQQLLPSVVGHADRVWLTKIGMYV; encoded by the exons ATGTATCGTATTCTCGTCGTCGACCCTAAGAcaaagacaaggg GGAGGCTAACTCTAATTAACTCTGTTTTTAATACCCTACATAACTATTGGGCGTCTATATTTCTTATCCCAAAACTGGTTATCAAGAAAATTGAAGCAGTGTGTCGAAATTACCTATGGGATGGTGGGGTTGAATACAATAAGGCTCCTCTGGTTTCCTGGAAAAAGATTTGCTGCAGTAAGAAGAGTGGAGGTCTAGGTGTAATTGAAGCTGGGGTGTGGAATATTGCGGTGGTTGGTAAATTGGTGCATTGGATTTATACTAAGGCAGACAGGTTATGGGTACAATGGGTGGACCATGTTTATATGAAAGGTGCTGATTGGTGCACCTATCAACCTCCTCTTGATtctaattggaattggaggaatgTTTGTAAGGTTAAAGATATTATGCAGAATGGATACTTGAATAACTGTTGGATTGGTGATCCTAAAGGTTATTCTATTCGTTCAGGTTACAGTTGGTTGCAGGGACAGCACCCCCCTGTGCAGTGGTATCAGGAAGTGTGGGATACATGGTGTGTGCCTAAACATTCATTTATTGGATGGCTTATTCACCATGGAGCTTTGAATACAAGGGAGAAGCTGTTTGCTATAGGAGTGGCAGAGACTAATCAATGTGTGTTATGTGAACGGGATGTGGAGACTCATGCTCATTTGTTTGGACTGTGTGAGTACAGCAGCAGAATTCTGAAGGGTGTGGAGTGTTGGTTGCAGATTGGACTGGTAGGTCATCAAACTGGTTCAGTTTTGCAGAGGAATGTCTGTCATATGGCCAAGATGGCGTGTTGGTACTATATTTGGCTGGAAAGGAATTGTTGCAGATTGGAAGGGGTGCTAACTAGGCCTGATCTAGTTTGTACTGATATTCAGAGAATCATTAGAGCAAGGATACAGCAGCTGCTCCCCTCTGTGGTTGGGCATGCTGATAGAGTTTGGCTCACTAAAATTGGCATGTATGTATAA